One Pyrus communis chromosome 4, drPyrComm1.1, whole genome shotgun sequence genomic region harbors:
- the LOC137731563 gene encoding protein transport protein SEC24 C-like, with amino-acid sequence MQPRPDSLADNMQNMNLNRPPSMPNSAPPRPSPFGQPPPAPPAGARNPSVPPPFSRPGPPPAAFARPAAPAPRSGTPQPTLSPATTPVRPAGPPVGQPSSFPSRPPPGSFPPVGGVASASGPPPIGPIGPASGPRPGPQSMPPTTAPGGMLSNGPPMFGYGAMPGGPRFPPSGNAPQPPVGHPPAMAPAAAAGPPRTPSMHSVLGGSLVSSPQGPTVQQPPPFSAAPPFSAAPQSMRPPPPGSPYGSQTWPVQQGQVAPPSQFPGSAQPPRMFGMPPPPLPNQSMTTISPAGQTGTPLAGSSKIDPTQIPRPIPSSSMLIHETRQGNQANPPPPATTDYIVRDTGNCSPRYMRCTINQIPCTADLLTTSGMPLALLVEPFALPHPNEEPIQVVDFGESGPVRCSRCKGYINPFMKFIDQGRKFICNLCGFTDETPRDYHCNLGPDGRRRDADERPELCRGTVEFVASKEYMVRDPMPAVYFFLIDVSMNAIQTGATAAACSALSQVIDDLPEGPRTMVGIATFDSTIHFYNLKRALQQPLMLIVPDVQDVYTPLQTDVVVQLSECRQHLEQLLESIPTMFQNSKTAESAFGAAIEAAFLAIKSTGGKLLVFQSVLASTGIGALSAREAEGRANISSAEKEAHKLLQPADKTLKTMAIEFAEYQVCVDLFITTQSYIDIASISVIPRTTGGQLYYYYPFSAVSDPAKLYNDLRWNVTRPQGFEAVMRVRCSQGIQVQDYHGSFCKRIPTDVDLPGIDCDKTIMVTLKHDDKLQDGSECGFQCAVLYTTVYGQRRIRVATLSLPCTSMLSNLFRAADLDTQFACFMKQAANEIPSSPLLRVREQVTNLCISSLLSYRKFCATVSSSGQLILPEALKLLPLYTLALIKSMGLRTDGKIDERSFWINHVSSLSVPLAVPLVYPRMVAIHDLESKREGDDSLIPPVIPLSSEHVRDEGIYLLENGEDCLIYIGNLVDSGILQQVFGITSADELPTQFVLQQYDNPLSKKLNDVVNEIRRQRCSYLRLKLCKKGDPSGTLFFSYMVEDQSPNGPSYVEFLVHVHRQIQIKMAS; translated from the exons ATGCAGCCCCGCCCTGATTCATTAGCCGATAATATGCAGAATATGAATCTTAATCGACCGCCTTCCATGCCTAATTCTGCCCCTCCTAGACCATCCCCTTTCGGCCAACCGCCCCCAGCCCCTCCTGCCGGTGCCCGGAATCCTTCTGTACCACCTCCTTTTTCTCGGCCCGGCCCTCCCCCGGCTGCCTTTGCAAGACCCGCAGCACCAGCACCGCGATCGGGAACCCCGCAGCCAACACTATCCCCAGCCACCACCCCAGTAAGACCCGCCGGGCCGCCGGTTGGCCAGCCTTCCTCTTTCCCGTCTCGACCGCCTCCTGGGTCGTTTCCCCCTGTGGGCGGGGTAGCTTCTGCTTCTGGGCCACCACCAATTGGTCCAATTGGTCCGGCATCAGGTCCTCGCCCAGGTCCTCAGAGCATGCCGCCTACGACTGCACCGGGTGGAATGTTGAGTAATGGGCCACCAATGTTTGGTTACGGTGCTATGCCGGGTGGACCTCGTTTCCCTCCCAGTGGAAATGCACCTCAACCACCTGTTGGACATCCACCAGCAATGGCACCAGCAGCAGCCGCGGGTCCACCACGAACCCCATCCATGCACTCTGTGCTGGGTGGTTCGTTAGTTAGTTCTCCACAAGGTCCTACTGTTCAGCAGCCACCACCATTTTCGGCAGCCCCGCCATTTTCGGCAGCACCTCAAAGCATGCGGCCACCACCTCCAGGCTCTCCCTATGGCTCACAGACATGGCCAGTGCAACAAGGGCAG GTGGCTCCACCTTCGCAATTTCCTGGTTCTGCTCAACCACCTAGAATGTTTGGAATGCCACCCCCACCACTACCAAATCAGTCCATGACTACCATCTCACCTGCTGGTCAAACTGGTACTCCTTTGGCTGGGTCATCCAAGATTGATCCCACTCAAATTCCTCGGCCTATACCAAGTTCATCGATGCTCATTCATGAAACTCGTCAAGGCAATCAGGCAAATCCACCTCCG ccTGCTACAACTGATTATATAGTCAGGGACACTGGGAATTGCAGTCCACGTTACATGAGGTGCACCATCAATCAG ATACCATGCACTGCAGATCTTTTAACAACGTCAGGGATGCCATTAGCTTTGTTGGTTGAACCTTTTGCCCTTCCTCATCCAAATGAGGAACCAATCCAA GTGGTGGATTTCGGTGAAAGTGGTCCTGTTCGATGCTCTCGTTGCAAAGGCTACATAAATCCTTTCATGAAGTTCATTGACCAGGGCAGGAAATTCATCTGTAATCTTTGTG GATTTACTGATGAGACTCCCCGTGACTACCACTGCAATCTTGGTCCAGATGGTAGACGTAGAGATGCTGATGAGAGGCCTGAGCTATGTAGAGGAACAGTTGAATTTGTTGCTTCAAAAGAATACATG GTACGTGATCCCATGCCAGCTGTGTACTTCTTCCTCATTGATGTATCCATGAATGCCATTCAAACTGGTGCAACAGCTGCAGCTTGCAGTGCACTCAGTCAAGTTATTGATGATCTTCCG GAAGGTCCTCGGACAATGGTTGGAATTGCAACATTTGACTCAACGATCCATTTTTACAATTTGAAACGTGCACTGCAGCAG CCTTTGATGCTTATTGTTCCTGATGTGCAAGATGTTTACACTCCTCTGCAGACTGATGTAGTGGTCCAGCTTTCCGAG TGCCGCCAACATTTGGAGCAATTGTTGGAAAGTATTCCAACCATGTTTCAAAACAGTAAAACTGCTGAATCAGCCTTTGGTGCGGCAATCGAG GCTGCTTTCTTGGCAATTAAGAGTACTGGAGGGAAACTTTTGGTGTTTCAGTCAG TGTTGGCATCAACTGGAATTGGAGCGCTCTCTGCTAGGGAGGCCGAAGGAAGAGCAAATATATCCTCAGCTGAGAAG GAGGCCCATAAATTACTCCAACCAGCTGACAAAACTTTAAAGACAATGGCAATTGAGTTTGCTGAATATCAA GTTTGTGTCGACTTGTTTATCACTACTCAGTCATACATAGACATTGCTTCTATCTCTGTCATCCCAAGAACAACGGGAGGACAG CTTTACTATTACTACCCCTTCTCAGCTGTCTCTGATCCTGCAAAGCTCTACAACGATCTTAGATGGAATGTCACAAGGCCTCAAGGTTTTGAGGCAGTGATGCGTGTAAGATGCAGCCAG GGTATTCAAGTTCAAGATTACCATGGAAGCTTTTGCAAACGTATTCCTACAGATGTTGACCTACCTGGG ATTGACTGTGACAAAACTATTATGGTGACCTTAAAACATGATGATAAATTACAGGATGGCTCAGAATGTGGTTTCCag TGTGCTGTTTTATACACAACTGTGTATGGCCAACGGAGAATTCGAGTTGCAACTTTATCTCTGCCATGCACAAGTATGCTAAGTAATCTGTTCCGTGCTGCTGATTTGGACACTCAATTTGCATGTTTCATGAAGCAAG CGGCAAACGAAATTCCTTCAAGTCCCCTCTTGCGTGTACGGGAACAAGTGACAAATCTGTGCATTAGTAGTCTGCTTTCATATCGTAAATTTTGTGCTACGGTATCATCTTCTGGACAGCTTATTTTACCGGAGGCACTGAAGCTCCTGCCTCTATACACCCTTG CATTAATCAAAAGTATGGGGCTACGAACTGATGGAAAAATAGATGAGCGGTCCTTCTGGATCAACCATGTTTCTTCCCTTTCGGTTCCTTTGGCTGTTCCATTAGTGTACCCGAGAATGGTGGCTATTCATGACCTCGAATCCAAAAGG GAGGGAGATGATTCTCTAATACCTCCGGTGATTCCGCTTTCTAGCGAACACGTGCGTGACGAGGGAATTTATCTTCTCGAGAATGGTGAGGACTGTTTAATATATATTGGGAATTTGGTGGATTCTGGAATTTTGCAACAAGTGTTTGGAATCACCTCTGCTGATGAACTTCCCACTCAG TTTGTGCTACAGCAGTATGATAATCCATTATCGAAGAAGCTGAATGATGTGGTAAATGAAATACGGCGCCAGAGATGTTCCTACCTTCG CTTAAAATTATGTAAGAAAGGAGATCCATCAG GAACATTGTTTTTCTCATATATGGTCGAAGACCAGAGTCCGAATGGCCCCTCCTACGTTGAATTTCTGGTGCATGTCCATCggcaaatacaaataaaaatggcATCATAA